The Oxyura jamaicensis isolate SHBP4307 breed ruddy duck chromosome 8, BPBGC_Ojam_1.0, whole genome shotgun sequence genome has a segment encoding these proteins:
- the CCN1 gene encoding CCN family member 1, producing the protein MGSAGTRPALAAALLCLARLALGSPCPAVCQCPAAVPQCAPGVGLVPDGCGCCKVCAKQLNEDCSRTQPCDHTKGLECNFGASPVATKGICRAQSEGRPCEYNSKIYQNGESFQPNCKHQCTCIDGAVGCIPLCPQELSLPNLGCPSPRLVKVPGQCCEEWVCDESKDALDELEGFFSKEFGLDASEGELTRNNELIAIVKGGLKMLPVFGSEPQSRAFENPKCIVQTTSWSQCSKTCGTGISTRVTNDNPDCKLIKETRICEVRPCGQPSYASLKKGKKCTKTKKSPSPVKFTYAGCSSVKKYRPKYCGSCVDGRCCTPQQTRTVKIRFRCDDGETFTKSVMMIQSCRCNYNCPHANEAYPYYRLVNDIHKFRD; encoded by the exons ATGGGCTCCGCGGGCACCCGCCCCGCTCTGGCGGCCGCTCTCCTGTGCCTGGCCCGCCTG GCTCTCGGCTCGCCCTGCCCCGCCGTCTGCCAGTGCCCGGCCGCCGTGCCGCAGTGCGCCCCCGGCGTGGGGCTGGTGCCGGACGGCTGCGGCTGCTGCAAGGTCTGCGCCAAGCAGCTCAACGAGGACTGCAGCCGGACGCAGCCCTGCGACCACACCAAGGGGCTGGAGTGCAACTTCGGCGCCAGCCCCGTCGCGACCAAGGGCATCTGCAGAG CACAATCCGAGGGGAGACCCTGTGAATACAACTCCAAAATCTACCAGAATGGCGAGAGCTTCCAGCCGAACTGTAAACACCAGTGTACGTGCATAGATGGAGCTGTGGGCTGCATCCCGCTCTGCCCGCAGGAGCTCTCCCTTCCTAAcctgggctgccccagccccaggctggtcAAAGTCCCCGGGCAGTGCTGCGAAGAGTGGGTCTGCGATGAGAGCAAGGATGCGCTGGATGAGCTGGAGGGTTTCTTCAGCAAAGAGTTTGGTCTGGACGCTTCTGAAGGTGAACTGACCAGGAACAATGAGCTAATTGCCATCGTGAAGGGAGGCCTGAAGATGCTACCTG tgtTTGGATCTGAGCCACAAAGCCGAGCTTTTGAGAATCCCAAATGCATTGTGCAAACAACTTCCTGGTCCCAGTGCTCCAAGACATGCGGAACCGGCATCTCCACGAGGGTTACCAATGATAATCCTGACTGCAAGCTGATCAAGGAGACCAGGATATGCGAAGTGAGGCCATGTGGCCAGCCAAGCTATGCCTCTCTAAAG aaggggaagaaatgtACCAAGACTAAGAAGTCCCCATCCCCAGTGAAGTTCACTTATGCTGGATGTTCCAGTGTGAAGAAGTACCGCCCCAAGTACTGTGGCTCCTGTGTGGATGGTAGGTGCTGTACGCCCCAGCAGACCAGGACTGTCAAGATCAGGTTCCGCTGTGATGATGGTGAAACCTTTACCAAGAGTGTCATGATGATCCAGTCCTGCCGATGCAACTACAACTGTCCGCATGCGAACGAAGCTTACCCCTACTACAGATTGGTCAATGACATTCACAAATTCAGGGACTAA